The Salmonella enterica subsp. houtenae serovar Houten genome has a segment encoding these proteins:
- the ppsA gene encoding phosphoenolpyruvate synthase yields the protein MSNNGSSPLVLWYNQLGMNDVDRVGGKNASLGEMITNLSGMGVSVPNGFATTADAFNQFLDQSGVNQRIYELLDKTDIDDVSQLAKAGAQIRQWIIDTPFQPTLENAIRDAYAQLSSDDENASFAVRSSATAEDMPDASFAGQQETFLNVQGFDAVLVAVKHVFASLFNDRAISYRVHQGYDHRGVALSAGVQRMVRSDLASSGVMFSIDTESGFDQVVFITSAWGLGEMVVQGAVNPDEFYVHKPTLAAGRPAIVRRTMGSKKIRMVYAATQEHGKQVKIEDVPQEQRDIFSLTNEEVQELAKQAVQIEQHYGRPMDIEWAKDGHTGKLFIVQARPETVRSRGQVMERYTLHAQGKIIAEGRAIGHRIGAGTVKVIHDIGEMNRIEPGDVLVTDMTDPDWEPIMKKAAAIVTNRGGRTCHAAIIARELGIPAVVGCGDATERMKDGEKVTVSCAEGDTGYVYADMLDFSVKSSSVDTMPELPLKVMMNVGNPDRAFDFACLPNEGVGLARLEFIINRMIGVHPRALLEFDDQDAALQNDIREMMKGFDSPREFYVGRLTEGIATLGAAFYPKRVIVRLSDFKSNEYANLVGGERYEPHEENPMLGFRGAGRYVAESFRDCFALECEAVKRVRNDMGLTNVEIMIPFVRTVDQAKAVVKELARQGLKRGENGLKIIMMCEIPSNALLAEQFLDYFDGFSIGSNDMTQLALGLDRDSGVVSELFDERNDAVKALLSMAIRAAKKQGKYVGICGQGPSDHEDFAAWLMEEGIDSLSLNPDTVVQTWLSLAELKK from the coding sequence ATGTCCAACAATGGCTCGTCACCGCTGGTGCTTTGGTATAACCAACTCGGCATGAATGATGTAGACAGAGTTGGGGGCAAAAATGCCTCCCTGGGTGAAATGATTACTAACCTTTCCGGCATGGGCGTATCCGTACCGAATGGTTTTGCAACCACTGCCGATGCGTTTAACCAGTTTTTGGATCAAAGCGGCGTAAACCAGCGCATTTATGAACTGCTGGATAAGACGGATATTGATGATGTCTCTCAGTTGGCGAAAGCGGGCGCGCAGATCCGCCAGTGGATTATCGACACTCCTTTCCAGCCGACGCTGGAAAACGCCATCCGCGATGCCTATGCGCAGCTTTCGTCGGATGATGAAAATGCCTCTTTTGCCGTACGTTCCTCCGCTACGGCGGAAGATATGCCAGATGCTTCGTTTGCGGGCCAGCAGGAAACGTTTCTTAACGTTCAGGGCTTCGATGCGGTACTGGTTGCAGTGAAACACGTATTTGCTTCTCTGTTTAACGATCGCGCCATCTCTTATCGCGTTCACCAGGGATATGATCATCGCGGCGTAGCGCTTTCCGCGGGCGTGCAGCGGATGGTTCGTTCCGATCTCGCTTCGTCAGGGGTGATGTTCTCTATCGATACCGAATCCGGCTTTGACCAGGTGGTCTTTATCACCTCGGCATGGGGCCTGGGCGAAATGGTGGTGCAGGGCGCGGTTAACCCGGATGAATTTTATGTCCATAAGCCAACCCTGGCGGCAGGCCGTCCGGCCATCGTACGGCGCACCATGGGGTCGAAAAAAATCCGCATGGTTTATGCCGCCACTCAGGAGCACGGCAAGCAAGTGAAGATTGAAGATGTGCCGCAGGAACAGCGCGACATTTTCTCGCTCACCAACGAAGAAGTCCAGGAACTGGCGAAACAAGCGGTGCAGATTGAGCAACACTATGGCCGTCCGATGGATATCGAATGGGCGAAAGATGGTCATACCGGTAAGCTCTTTATTGTGCAGGCACGTCCGGAAACCGTGCGCTCTCGTGGCCAGGTAATGGAGCGTTATACGCTACATGCGCAGGGGAAAATCATTGCCGAAGGTCGCGCCATTGGTCATCGTATCGGCGCGGGTACAGTGAAAGTTATTCATGATATCGGCGAAATGAACCGTATTGAGCCTGGTGATGTGCTTGTCACTGACATGACCGACCCGGACTGGGAACCGATCATGAAAAAAGCAGCGGCGATTGTCACTAACCGCGGCGGGAGAACCTGCCACGCGGCAATTATTGCCCGTGAATTGGGTATTCCGGCGGTAGTCGGCTGCGGCGACGCCACCGAACGCATGAAAGATGGTGAAAAAGTGACCGTCTCCTGCGCGGAAGGCGACACCGGTTATGTTTACGCCGACATGTTGGATTTCAGCGTAAAAAGCTCCAGCGTAGATACCATGCCAGAGCTACCGCTGAAGGTAATGATGAACGTCGGCAACCCGGACAGGGCATTTGACTTTGCTTGCCTGCCAAATGAAGGCGTAGGCCTCGCGCGGCTGGAATTTATCATTAACCGTATGATTGGCGTTCATCCGCGCGCGTTGCTGGAGTTTGACGACCAGGACGCCGCGCTGCAAAACGACATTCGCGAGATGATGAAGGGGTTTGACTCGCCGCGTGAATTTTACGTTGGGCGGCTGACGGAAGGTATCGCAACGTTAGGCGCGGCCTTCTATCCGAAACGCGTCATTGTTCGTCTGTCCGACTTTAAGTCCAACGAATACGCCAACCTGGTCGGCGGCGAGCGCTATGAGCCGCATGAGGAAAATCCAATGCTGGGCTTCCGCGGCGCGGGTCGCTACGTCGCGGAAAGTTTCCGCGATTGCTTCGCGCTGGAATGCGAAGCGGTGAAACGCGTGCGCAACGATATGGGGCTCACCAATGTCGAGATCATGATCCCGTTTGTGCGGACGGTCGACCAGGCGAAAGCGGTCGTCAAAGAGCTGGCGCGCCAGGGGCTCAAACGCGGCGAGAATGGGTTGAAGATCATCATGATGTGCGAGATTCCGTCCAACGCCTTGCTGGCTGAACAGTTCCTCGACTATTTCGACGGATTCTCTATCGGTTCTAACGACATGACACAGCTGGCGTTGGGGCTGGATCGCGATTCCGGCGTAGTTTCCGAACTGTTTGACGAACGTAATGACGCGGTGAAAGCGCTGTTGTCGATGGCGATCCGCGCGGCGAAAAAACAGGGCAAATATGTTGGAATTTGCGGTCAGGGGCCGTCTGACCATGAAGACTTCGCCGCCTGGCTGATGGAAGAGGGAATCGACAGCCTGTCGCTGAACCCGGATACCGTGGTTCAGACGTGGTTAAGTCTGGCGGAACTGAAAAAATAG
- the ydiA gene encoding PEP synthetase regulatory protein encodes MDNVVDRHVFYISDGTAITAEVLGHAVMSQFPVTISSITLPFVENESRARAVKDQIDAIYQQTGVRPLVFYSIVLPEIRAIILQSEGFCQDIVQALVAPLQQEMKLDPTPIAHRTHGLNPGNLNKYDARIAAIDYTLAHDDGISLRNLDQAQVILLGVSRCGKTPTSLYLAMQFGIRAANYPFIADDMDNLTLPTSLKPLQHKLFGLTIDPERLAAIREERRENSRYASLRQCRMEVAEVEALYRKNQIPCLNSTNYSVEEIATKILDIMGLNRRMY; translated from the coding sequence ATGGATAATGTTGTTGATCGCCATGTTTTCTATATTTCTGATGGTACCGCCATCACCGCCGAGGTCCTGGGTCACGCGGTTATGTCGCAGTTTCCGGTGACGATCAGCAGCATCACGCTGCCATTCGTGGAAAACGAAAGTCGCGCCCGCGCCGTCAAAGACCAAATTGACGCCATTTATCAGCAAACCGGCGTTCGCCCGCTGGTGTTTTACTCTATTGTTTTACCTGAAATTCGCGCCATCATCTTACAGAGCGAAGGTTTCTGCCAGGATATCGTCCAGGCGCTGGTGGCACCGCTTCAGCAAGAGATGAAACTGGATCCGACGCCGATCGCTCATCGTACTCATGGGCTTAATCCGGGTAACCTGAACAAGTATGACGCCCGTATTGCCGCTATCGATTATACCCTGGCGCATGATGATGGCATTTCGTTGCGCAATCTCGATCAGGCCCAGGTCATTTTACTTGGCGTGTCGCGCTGTGGAAAAACGCCCACCAGCCTTTATCTGGCGATGCAATTTGGTATTCGCGCGGCTAACTACCCTTTCATCGCCGATGATATGGATAATTTGACGCTGCCAACATCGTTAAAACCGCTACAACATAAACTGTTCGGCCTGACGATTGACCCTGAACGCCTGGCGGCTATTCGCGAAGAACGCCGTGAAAACAGTCGCTATGCCTCGTTGCGTCAGTGCCGCATGGAAGTGGCGGAGGTCGAAGCGCTGTATCGTAAGAATCAGATCCCCTGCCTGAACAGCACCAATTATTCCGTTGAAGAGATAGCCACCAAGATTCTCGACATTATGGGGCTTAACCGCAGAATGTACTAA
- the aroH gene encoding 3-deoxy-D-arabinoheptulosonate-7-phosphate synthase, with amino-acid sequence MNRTDELRTARIDSLVTPTELAQRYPVSSSVASHVTDSRRRIEKILNGEDSRLLVVIGPCSIHDLNAAMEYATQLQAQRQKHQARLEIVMRTYFEKPRTVVGWKGLISDPDLNGSYRVNHGLELARRLLLQVNELGVPTATEFLDMVTGQFIADLISWGAIGARTTESQIHREMASALSCPVGFKNGTDGNTRIAVDAIRASRASHMFLSPDKDGQMTIYQTSGNPYGHIIMRGGKKPNYHAEDIAAACDTLHEFDLPEHLVVDFSHGNCQKQHRRQLDVCDDICQQIRNGSTAIAGIMAESFLREGTQKIISGQPLVYGQSITDPCLNWEDTEVLLEKLAAAVDSRF; translated from the coding sequence ATGAACAGAACCGACGAACTCCGTACTGCGCGTATCGACAGCCTGGTAACACCGACCGAACTCGCGCAGCGGTATCCTGTATCGTCCTCCGTCGCCAGTCACGTTACCGACTCCCGACGCCGGATAGAAAAAATTTTAAATGGTGAAGATTCACGGCTACTGGTCGTCATTGGCCCTTGTTCGATTCACGATCTGAACGCTGCCATGGAATACGCGACGCAGCTCCAGGCACAACGCCAGAAGCATCAGGCGCGTCTGGAAATCGTCATGCGCACCTATTTTGAAAAACCGCGCACCGTCGTGGGATGGAAAGGCCTGATTTCCGATCCCGACTTGAATGGAAGTTACCGCGTCAATCATGGGCTTGAACTGGCGCGTCGCTTGCTATTACAGGTGAACGAACTGGGGGTACCGACCGCCACAGAATTTCTTGATATGGTCACCGGCCAGTTTATTGCCGATCTGATCAGTTGGGGAGCGATTGGCGCGCGTACCACCGAAAGCCAGATCCATCGGGAAATGGCCTCTGCGCTCTCTTGCCCGGTCGGCTTTAAAAATGGTACGGATGGCAATACTCGCATTGCCGTTGACGCCATTCGCGCCTCCCGCGCCAGCCATATGTTTCTCTCGCCGGATAAAGACGGACAGATGACCATCTACCAAACGAGTGGCAACCCGTATGGGCACATCATCATGCGCGGCGGTAAAAAACCGAACTACCACGCTGAAGATATTGCCGCCGCCTGCGATACGTTGCATGAATTTGATCTGCCGGAACATCTGGTCGTCGACTTCAGCCACGGCAACTGTCAAAAACAACATCGCCGCCAGTTGGATGTATGTGATGATATTTGCCAGCAGATTCGTAATGGCTCCACGGCGATTGCCGGGATTATGGCAGAGAGTTTTTTGCGGGAAGGCACGCAAAAAATTATCAGCGGTCAACCATTGGTCTATGGTCAGTCCATTACCGATCCCTGCCTGAACTGGGAAGATACGGAAGTTCTGTTGGAAAAACTCGCCGCGGCGGTAGACAGCCGCTTTTAA
- the SBOV13421 gene encoding Hemin uptake protein, translating to MDNTELPHPKEIDNETLLPAAERRVNSQALLGPDGKVIIDHNGQEYLLRKTQAGKLLLTK from the coding sequence ATGGATAACACCGAGTTGCCTCATCCTAAGGAAATAGACAATGAAACGCTTCTTCCTGCCGCTGAACGGCGTGTCAACAGTCAGGCGCTATTAGGTCCGGACGGCAAAGTCATTATCGATCACAACGGTCAGGAGTATCTGTTGCGCAAAACTCAGGCCGGCAAGCTACTGTTAACCAAATAG
- a CDS encoding Selenoprotein O and cysteine-containing has product MTLSFTARWRDELPATYTALLPTPLKNARLIWHNDKLAQQLAIPASLFDATNGAGVWGGETLLPGMSPVAQVYSGHQFGVWAGQLGDGRGILLGEQLLADGSTLDWHLKGAGLTPYSRMGDGRAVLRSTIRESLASEAMHYLGIPTTRALSIVTSDTPVQRETQETGAMLMRLAQSHMRFGHFEHFYYRREPEKVQQLADFAIRHYWPQWQDTPEKYELWFEEVAARTGRLIAEWQTVGFSHGVMNTDNMSILGLTIDYGPFGFLDDYDPGFICNHSDHQGRYRFDNQPAVALWNLQRLAQTLTPFIENDALNRALDRYQDALLTHYGQRMRQKLGLFTEQKDDNVLLHELFSLMAREGSDYTRTFRKLSHTEQQSASSPLRDTFIDRAAFDAWFDRYRARLRTETVDDALRQQQMQSVNPAVVLRNWLAQRAIDAAEQGDMAELHRLHEILRQPFIDRDDDYASRPPEWGKRLAVSCSS; this is encoded by the coding sequence ATGACCCTGTCTTTTACAGCCCGTTGGCGCGATGAACTGCCAGCAACGTATACCGCGCTTTTACCCACACCGTTAAAAAATGCGCGTTTGATTTGGCATAATGACAAACTGGCGCAGCAGTTAGCCATTCCCGCTTCGTTATTTGACGCTACAAATGGCGCTGGCGTTTGGGGTGGCGAAACCTTATTACCCGGTATGTCGCCTGTCGCGCAGGTATATAGCGGGCATCAGTTCGGCGTCTGGGCGGGACAACTCGGCGACGGACGCGGTATTTTGCTGGGCGAACAGCTCCTGGCGGATGGCTCGACCCTCGACTGGCATCTGAAAGGCGCCGGATTAACACCCTATTCGCGAATGGGGGATGGACGCGCCGTCCTGCGTTCAACCATACGAGAAAGCCTCGCCAGCGAAGCCATGCACTATCTGGGTATTCCCACTACGCGCGCGTTATCTATCGTAACCAGCGATACGCCGGTTCAGCGAGAGACGCAGGAAACGGGCGCGATGTTAATGCGTCTGGCGCAGAGTCATATGCGTTTTGGTCATTTTGAACATTTCTACTACCGCCGCGAGCCGGAAAAAGTGCAGCAACTGGCCGATTTCGCTATTCGTCATTACTGGCCGCAATGGCAGGATACGCCGGAAAAGTATGAGTTGTGGTTTGAAGAGGTCGCGGCGCGTACTGGAAGACTCATCGCCGAGTGGCAAACCGTTGGTTTTTCGCACGGCGTTATGAATACGGATAACATGTCGATTCTGGGACTGACCATCGACTATGGTCCCTTTGGTTTTCTTGACGACTACGATCCTGGCTTTATTTGTAACCATTCCGATCATCAGGGACGCTACCGCTTCGATAATCAACCGGCGGTGGCGTTGTGGAATTTACAACGTCTGGCGCAGACGTTAACCCCTTTTATTGAGAACGACGCTTTAAACAGGGCGCTGGATCGCTACCAGGACGCGTTGTTAACGCACTATGGGCAGCGAATGCGACAGAAGCTGGGCCTCTTTACCGAGCAAAAAGACGATAACGTTTTACTGCATGAATTGTTTAGTCTGATGGCGCGCGAAGGGAGTGATTATACCCGTACATTTCGGAAGTTAAGCCATACGGAGCAACAGAGCGCCTCCTCGCCGTTGCGTGATACGTTTATCGATCGCGCAGCGTTCGATGCCTGGTTCGACCGCTACCGAGCGCGATTGCGCACAGAGACGGTAGATGACGCGCTGCGCCAACAGCAGATGCAAAGTGTGAATCCCGCGGTAGTATTGCGCAACTGGCTGGCGCAACGCGCGATAGACGCGGCTGAACAGGGAGACATGGCGGAACTGCATCGGTTACATGAAATTTTACGTCAGCCTTTCATCGATCGAGATGATGACTATGCCAGCCGACCGCCGGAGTGGGGAAAGCGGCTCGCGGTCAGTTGTTCAAGTTAG
- the cdgR gene encoding cyclic di-GMP regulator CdgR, whose product MIASLDELYHSELFFLPVMDENARLVGLEIIATFATEDGAVRMPTELVAPRLSVEEQYCLFVEKLALLETCQHFFIQHKLIAWLNLPSAISGLLLLDSELFSRAARFPFLELAINENYPGLNQGKENETLTNLAIHFPLMLANFGAGEASTKAIFDGLFKRVMLDKNFIQQRAEMISFEPFMHAIVAQLSSSCESLMIAGIDNEAMFARAAPLGFSAFQGGLWPPVPVSQLIKLVQR is encoded by the coding sequence ATGATTGCTTCACTTGATGAGCTTTACCATTCCGAACTCTTTTTTCTTCCCGTTATGGATGAAAACGCTCGGCTTGTTGGCTTAGAGATTATTGCAACGTTTGCCACTGAAGACGGTGCCGTGCGGATGCCGACTGAGTTGGTCGCGCCTCGCCTTTCGGTGGAGGAGCAATACTGTCTGTTTGTTGAAAAACTTGCATTGTTAGAAACCTGCCAACATTTTTTTATTCAGCATAAACTTATTGCATGGCTTAATTTACCCTCCGCAATTAGTGGTTTATTATTATTAGATAGCGAACTTTTTTCCCGAGCAGCGCGTTTTCCGTTTCTTGAATTAGCTATAAATGAGAATTATCCTGGATTAAACCAGGGCAAAGAGAATGAAACGTTAACTAATCTGGCAATACATTTCCCATTAATGCTGGCAAATTTTGGGGCAGGCGAGGCGTCGACTAAAGCTATTTTCGATGGGCTTTTCAAACGAGTCATGTTGGATAAAAATTTTATTCAGCAGCGTGCTGAAATGATCTCATTCGAACCATTCATGCACGCCATAGTGGCTCAGCTCTCCTCCAGTTGTGAGTCGCTGATGATTGCCGGTATTGATAATGAGGCGATGTTTGCGCGCGCAGCGCCATTAGGATTTAGCGCATTCCAGGGGGGACTATGGCCTCCGGTGCCGGTAAGTCAGCTCATTAAACTCGTTCAGCGATAA
- the nlpC gene encoding lipoprotein, whose protein sequence is MRFWLLVITALFLAGCSTHRAPAPNARLSDSITVIAGLNDQLQSWRGTPYRYGGMSRRGVDCSGFVVVTMRDKFDLQLPRDTREQSKIGTRIDKDELLPGDLVFFKTGSGESGLHVGIYDTNNEFIHASTSRGVMRSSLDNVYWRKSFWQARRI, encoded by the coding sequence ATGCGTTTTTGGCTTCTTGTTATCACAGCATTGTTCCTGGCAGGATGCAGCACACACCGGGCGCCGGCGCCAAACGCCAGATTATCAGACTCCATTACCGTCATTGCGGGTCTTAACGATCAGTTGCAGTCCTGGCGCGGTACGCCATACCGCTACGGCGGTATGAGTCGCAGAGGCGTGGACTGTTCCGGCTTTGTGGTAGTCACTATGCGCGATAAGTTTGATTTGCAGTTGCCTCGCGATACGCGTGAACAATCAAAAATCGGTACCAGAATCGATAAAGATGAATTGCTGCCCGGAGATTTGGTTTTCTTTAAAACCGGTTCGGGCGAAAGTGGTTTACATGTTGGTATTTACGATACAAATAATGAGTTTATTCATGCCTCTACCAGTCGTGGCGTGATGCGTTCATCGCTGGATAATGTGTACTGGCGAAAAAGCTTCTGGCAGGCACGGCGAATTTAA
- the btuD gene encoding vitamin B12-transporter ATPase: MSQLMQLKDVAESTRLGPLSGEVSAGEILHLVGPNGAGKSTLLARMAGLTTGEGSIRFGGAPLEAWAAATLAQHRAYLAQQQNPPFAMPVWHYLTLHQPDKTRTGQLNEVADMLGLGDKLGRSVNQLSGGEWQRVRLAAVVLQIHPDANPVGQLLLLDEPMNSLDVAQQNALDRVLHQLCQAGIAIVMSSHDLNHTLRHAHKAWLLKRGKLIACGRREEVLTPSYLAQAYGLRFRRLDVEGHPMLISAT, from the coding sequence ATGTCGCAATTGATGCAATTAAAGGATGTCGCCGAGAGCACTCGCCTGGGGCCGCTTTCCGGCGAAGTAAGCGCAGGAGAGATCCTTCACCTTGTCGGGCCGAACGGCGCCGGGAAAAGCACGCTGTTGGCGCGTATGGCGGGGTTAACCACTGGCGAGGGGAGCATTAGGTTTGGCGGAGCGCCGCTGGAGGCATGGGCGGCGGCAACGCTTGCCCAACACCGCGCTTATCTTGCGCAACAGCAAAATCCGCCGTTCGCCATGCCGGTCTGGCATTACCTTACATTGCATCAACCGGATAAAACGCGAACCGGGCAGCTTAACGAGGTGGCCGATATGCTTGGATTGGGCGACAAACTGGGGCGAAGCGTGAATCAGCTTTCCGGTGGCGAGTGGCAGCGTGTGCGCCTTGCTGCCGTTGTACTACAAATTCATCCCGACGCTAATCCGGTCGGTCAATTATTGCTGCTTGATGAGCCGATGAATAGCCTCGATGTTGCGCAACAAAACGCTCTGGATCGGGTATTACATCAATTGTGTCAGGCAGGAATCGCGATTGTGATGAGCAGTCACGATCTGAACCACACGCTGCGCCATGCGCATAAAGCCTGGTTACTAAAGCGCGGTAAACTCATTGCCTGCGGCCGCCGGGAAGAGGTGCTCACCCCTTCTTATCTGGCGCAAGCCTACGGCCTGCGCTTTCGACGACTCGACGTCGAGGGGCATCCAATGCTCATTTCGGCCACTTAA
- the btuE gene encoding glutathione peroxidase/vitamin B12 transport periplasmic protein BtuE, with translation MQNSLLNTHVTTIDGEVTTLEKYAGKVLLIVNVASRCGLTPQYEQLENIQKAWADQGFIVLGFPCNQFMGQEPGSEEEIKTYCASTWGVTFPMFSKIDVNGEARHPLYQKLIAAAPTAVAPEKSGFYERMVSKGRTPLYPDDILWNFEKFLVGRDGQVVQRFSPDMTPEDPIVMESIKIALAK, from the coding sequence ATGCAAAACTCGCTTCTTAATACTCACGTTACGACGATTGATGGAGAGGTCACTACGCTTGAAAAATACGCCGGAAAAGTGCTGCTCATTGTAAACGTCGCCTCAAGATGTGGTCTGACGCCGCAATATGAACAGTTGGAAAATATCCAGAAGGCGTGGGCAGATCAGGGGTTTATCGTGTTGGGCTTTCCCTGCAACCAGTTTATGGGGCAGGAGCCAGGCAGCGAAGAAGAGATCAAAACCTATTGCGCCAGCACCTGGGGCGTCACGTTCCCGATGTTCAGCAAAATTGATGTGAATGGCGAAGCGCGCCATCCGCTGTATCAAAAACTGATCGCCGCTGCGCCAACGGCAGTCGCGCCGGAGAAGAGCGGCTTTTACGAGCGGATGGTAAGCAAAGGGCGTACGCCACTCTATCCAGATGATATTCTGTGGAATTTTGAAAAATTTTTGGTTGGCCGGGATGGTCAGGTGGTACAGCGTTTTTCGCCAGATATGACGCCTGAGGATCCTATTGTGATGGAAAGCATAAAAATCGCGTTGGCAAAATAA
- the btuC gene encoding vtamin B12-transporter permease, with amino-acid sequence MLTFARQQQRRNVRWLLSLSLLVLLATLLSLCAGEQWIAPGDWLSARGELFVWQIRLPRTLAVLLVGAALALSGAVMQALFENPLAEPGLLGVSNGAGVGLIAAVLLGQGQLPGWALGLCAIAGALTITLILLRFARRHLSTSRLLLAGVALGIICSALMTWAIYFSTSFDLRQLMYWMMGGFGGVDWQQSWLMIALIPVLIWICCQSQPLNMLALGETSARQLGLPLWFWRNLLVVATGWMVGVSVAMAGAIGFIGLVIPHILRLCGLTDHRVLLPGCALAGAIALLLADVVARLALASAELPIGVVTATLGAPVFIWLLLKSAR; translated from the coding sequence ATGCTGACTTTTGCCCGCCAACAACAGCGACGAAACGTTCGCTGGCTTCTGAGCCTGTCACTGCTGGTGCTACTGGCTACACTTCTGAGCTTATGCGCAGGCGAACAGTGGATTGCCCCCGGTGACTGGTTAAGCGCCCGGGGAGAGCTGTTTGTCTGGCAAATTCGCCTTCCCCGCACGCTTGCGGTATTGCTGGTTGGCGCTGCGCTGGCGTTATCTGGCGCCGTGATGCAGGCGCTGTTTGAAAACCCACTTGCTGAGCCGGGTCTGCTCGGCGTTTCGAATGGGGCCGGGGTTGGGCTTATTGCCGCCGTCTTACTGGGGCAGGGGCAACTGCCAGGATGGGCGCTGGGACTGTGCGCTATAGCCGGCGCGCTCACTATTACGTTAATCCTGCTGCGTTTTGCGCGCCGCCATCTCTCTACCAGCCGCTTGCTGTTGGCAGGCGTCGCGCTGGGCATTATCTGTAGCGCGCTGATGACGTGGGCTATCTATTTTTCCACTTCTTTCGATCTGCGGCAATTAATGTACTGGATGATGGGAGGATTCGGCGGCGTTGACTGGCAGCAGAGCTGGCTAATGATTGCGCTCATCCCGGTACTGATCTGGATATGTTGCCAGTCGCAACCGCTGAATATGCTGGCGTTAGGGGAAACCTCGGCGCGGCAGCTTGGCCTGCCGCTGTGGTTCTGGCGCAATTTGTTGGTCGTCGCCACCGGCTGGATGGTGGGCGTCAGCGTGGCGATGGCGGGGGCGATTGGTTTTATCGGTTTGGTCATTCCGCACATCCTGCGTTTATGTGGTTTAACCGATCACCGGGTTTTACTTCCCGGCTGCGCGCTGGCCGGGGCTATCGCCCTGCTATTGGCTGATGTGGTCGCCCGACTGGCGCTGGCGTCGGCTGAACTGCCTATCGGGGTTGTCACTGCCACATTGGGGGCGCCGGTGTTTATCTGGCTGCTGCTCAAATCCGCGCGTTAG
- the himA gene encoding integration host factor alpha-subunit yields the protein MALTKAEMSEYLFDKLGLSKRDAKELVELFFEEIRRALENGEQVKLSGFGNFDLRDKNQRPGRNPKTGEDIPITARRVVTFRPGQKLKSRVENASPKEE from the coding sequence ATGGCGCTTACAAAAGCTGAAATGTCAGAATATCTGTTTGATAAGCTTGGGCTTAGCAAGCGGGATGCCAAAGAACTGGTTGAACTGTTTTTCGAAGAGATCCGTCGTGCTCTGGAAAACGGCGAGCAGGTGAAACTCTCTGGTTTTGGTAACTTCGATCTGCGTGATAAAAATCAACGTCCGGGGCGTAACCCGAAAACGGGTGAAGATATTCCTATTACAGCACGGCGCGTGGTGACCTTCAGACCCGGGCAGAAGTTAAAGAGCCGGGTCGAAAACGCTTCGCCCAAAGAAGAGTAA